In Arachis hypogaea cultivar Tifrunner chromosome 7, arahy.Tifrunner.gnm2.J5K5, whole genome shotgun sequence, the genomic window ACCTTATATTTTAATTAAGACTAAGATTAAGTAGCCCAGCCGGTCTACAAAATACACTGAGCTTCAAGTCCAAATCTAATTTACTAACAACTGCTGCATTATACATGTTTGCGAAGTACTCCAAAGGTGTATGAAATTCCACAACCTAGCTAATCAGCAAAGTGCGGTTTACTTACTTAGGCACATTGTACTGTGGATAAAGCTCCGCAACTTTCGCCACAAAGTCGCCATAGTGAGAGATGGCTTCTACACACAAATGCCTACCGGTTGCTGTTTTGTTCTCATACACCATAATATGTGCTAAAGCTACATCCTTAAAGTGGACTGATCCCATAAAAAAGTTCTCATATGTTTCATCACACCCTGCAACAGCGAGTAATGGGCGAAATCAAATTATAGTTAGACTCGGTCAAGCCAAAATTCTTACAAAACGGTTTTGGCATAATCAAAGTGTTCTATCTATACAGGGCATTATATGACAGCATTGAGTTCTAAAAGTTTAGTCTATTGTTGTGCCACAGCAGAGCTTTCTATAATGTTCTAGGCATCTAGCCAACATTCCTGGAAACAATCAAAGGTACTCATTATGTGAAATGACTTCCCCAATTTGCATGACCAATTTTAACATAGAAAATTGTAGAAAGGAAATCAAATGCGCTTAAGTCAAGATCAAAGGTACTCATTCTGTTCCATAGCACAACAATACATGATGACTTGGAAAACAATCAAGTTTAGTAGGCAacagtatataataatatatatagttatatacctTCAAGAAGGCGAACAAGCATGATCATACTAGCATTAAGTCTGGGTGAAATAACAGGTCCCATCACAGTTCCGGGATTCACCACCACAACATCCAAGTCTTTCTCCTTTGCAAAATCCCAAGCAGCTTTCTCAGCTAAAGTCTTGGATAGCGGATACCACAGCTGTTCCATATCATTTCAGAACAAAGCTAAAATTCACAGTGCCTCAAAATTATGCATCATAGTTCTTGACTTCAAACATGTTTTCATTTTGTTCTTGGTAGAGACATAATTAGAGTAACAAGAATAAAATGTAACGAACTAATGTAACTAACTACTTACTAGAATAAAATGTCAGGAACAACTTTTGATAACTATAAAACAGAAAATCAGAtatttatagataaatttctCATAATTGAAGAGACTAGAACTAAGGTTACTAATTCACACCCTAAAACTGAACACGAAAAAGAACAAGAAAGCCCCACCCCCTTTTGCTTGCAGTATTCAGTGTCAGTCCAACAATCTTCTGTCTTGACAACATCAGATGGCCAACCTGGGCTCGGCGTAATCGCCGAGACAGACGACGTGACCACTACACGCTTCACCCCTGCTTCCTTTGCTGCCTCAAGGACATTCATTGTCCCTCTAATTGCAGGGTCCAGAAGCTCCTTCTACAACCAAGATGTGGCTCAATAAAATCCCAAAAAGCATCAAATTTCAAAGAAAAAGGAACTAACTGCTATGAACAACGAAAAATCTTTAGAATAAATCACTGCAAGACAATAAAAATTGAGctcttgaaatttcaaaattaatcACAGTATCAATTATAGCCATCTATCACTTCACATAAGTAACTGAAGACTGAAGTAATTTGAATTGTTATGGCCGaattacagactttttcttcttctttccttttcaatcttCATTGTACCTGTGGGTCATGGACTTCGTCGACAATGCAGGGTGAAGCGAGGTGGAAGACGCCGGAGCATCCGCGCACGGCGGCGACGATGGTCTCGTACTGGAGCAGGTCGATTTGAAAGAGACGGAGGCGCGTGGACGCTCCTTCGAGAGCTTCTAGATGCTTCGTCTCAGTATCATCCTCTGCAAtcggaataataataataataataataataataataataataataataataataataggaggaggaggaggaggaggaggaagtgaAGTAACTGAGATCTTTGACGGTGGCATGAACGGTGTAGCCTCGAGTGAGGAGGAGGTGGACAAGCCACGAACCAATACAACCGCTTCCGCCGGTGACGCAAACAACCTCCGACTCCGACATCCTGCGAGTGGTTCTTAGCTCTTACACTTCCACACTTACAATGAGACTAAAACAGTGACACCAGTGACTCTCGCTAGTCGCTAGGCCAGGTGGTATCTTAACTAATACTCGATCGATCTCGGCCCCAGAAATTTAAAACCCAacctaaattaatttttaaaattacaattaactcaatttaaatcttaaaatttacaataataactaattttagcttTGAATTAATTTCAGTAAACGACTGCGTTAATTTTTcgccttttaattttattatgaaaaaagtaATGGCGTAAAACAGCGATATGAAGAAAGGTAATTTGTCAAAGAGTTATTAATTGGATGGTGCGAATGCTTTCAGACAAATTAGACGGTCTGTTTTCAATTGACAAAACGGGCTATCGAAATTGCCCCTCCCCCGCCACGCATAGATGTTGCTCCCCACAACAATGCCCTTAACCCCAACATATCTTTTTTATTGCATGTATTACATACCCTTCGAAATCAGTTTCATCCTCATCCCACCCAGCAACCATTCTCCCTTCTCCTTcatctaattcttcttcttctcctcacaagtctttgaaaaaaaattaaaatgctaaagaaacaaaaatttaaagatgTTAAACTTTATATTGTAAAATATCTCAACCATTctgattatataaatttatttattaattcttttgatattttaaaattataattattattgtcaaAAATTTAGTTATAATTATTGTTGTTAGTAGCTCAACTTAAAAACATATCAGtaacatcattattattattattattattattattattattattagaaatttaattataattgttgTTGTTAGTAGTTCAAGTTAAGAACATGTATTAGTGACGTACTCATTgaaatttaagaatatatatatatatatatatatatatatatatatatatatatatatatatatatttagagaATATTGCAATTAATGGTAATGTTTGAGTTAGACTAATATAATAGATTAGTAAAAAGTAcatgtttagaatttttttaataatttggtaaaaaaatatgtttaaaaaatatatttttggattaATGTTGCTGATTTTGATCAATAATTaggtttaaaaaaatataataatataatgtatTTGTTTTTCGATGATAATTATTTGTTTACTGTTAGGTTTTTAATTGACATGAATATACTGTTGTAAGTGAGGTTTTAATATTACAGTGGAACATTAGTTAGATAGGAATTAAAagtatttattagttattattattagtggTAAGTTTCAAATAATTTGATAGATATATTGGTTGTTCAAGtttgaaaattattatattttagtagTAACTTAGTAATTGTGAACAGTTTGATTAATAATTTATGTTTTTGTAGAGTTCACGGATGTTGTCGATCACCCTATCCTTCTGGATCGGTACGATGCTAGGGTGGAAGAGCATTTACAATTTATTGGTTTTTATCATCCATCTCAAATTGGAATAGTCCAATGTCAGAAAGTACTCGTAAATGCTCTAGTCGAAAGGTGGCATCCAGACACACATATCTTTCATCTTTTAATTGGTGAATGTGTTGTGACACTCGAAGATGTGGCTATGATTCTTGGTCTTCCGACGCCCGAATATCATTTACCAAGTCATCGCCTTGGTATGCAGGTATAGTCTCAAAATGAACGATAGATGACggctccttatgacacatggcctcaaaccatatcggCAACGCTTCGTACGatgcttcccaacctccaaatatttttttacCGACTTTTGCTTAACCAACCATGCTTTCCGATAACTGATGGTATAGTTGAACTGCGATTGCACTTCTGCAATAACTGGTTTTACCTTTAACGAGGGGTCAGCCTCAACCAGCAGCttaattgcttctgcaattgtgtttgaatccagcttcgaatgatcCTGCGAAATGGTGGTTCTGGTGCaagtgtgactaccattatacttccttataacccaacaatactttctgctgatcatgctaaccctgataagccaatcacaccccttcccatactgtgtacacttggcataaaatgtcaacAGCTCCGACTTATACACCCGATAGTCTACACTTTTTCGGATGGCATACTCTTTCATCGCCTTAATAacaactaggggtggcaaacgggtctaaacccgccgggccggcccgcgtaacccgccaaaaaggcGGGATGGGCTGGAAAAtcgggaccgccaaatagcaaaagcccgcctaacccgcaccgcttaaaccgcgggttttggcgggctttggcggggcggggcgggcttccccgccgggctaaggttttttttagtgagggggtatttttgcaattttttttcctAAAACCGAACTTCCCCCAAtctaacttacaagagtatgaagataaaaattagtgttttgaattatgtttatgttattttggagacaatatttgtaattatgttttggattatgtttattttgctttggagagaatatttatacttatattttaaatgaaaatttggtttataattatatttattagatatttatagttacaaagactttaatgtttgtgaatataaaaaatataattttttatgccattagaaattataaatttattaatatggttgtgaaattatatatattacttagtagttaatagtaaaaaaaaaaagaaagaggagctttggcgggctaagcccgccagcCCGCCAGCCCGCAATTAGGCGGGGTGGGCTAGGATTCTAAGACCGCCTaattaggcggggcggggcggggtgggcttccccgcttgccacccctaataACAACTTCCcttaaattgaattctatcccCACAGCAAATTTACCATCTGCAACAAGAGGAACTTCTGCTAAGACGGCAGCCATACAAAATTTAATAACCGAAATTAAAGGTAAATCAACACTCAATACATCAATGATGATATAAATAAACTTTACATCAGGTTATTATCTcaatattaataaaaagaaaacataaaaacataaataaatatttattaaaaaatactaattaatatttaactacatcaataattcaaaaaatattattatcctAAACTTAACTATATAAACACACAAACAAATGCTAATTGAATATATTTTCAAATGTCACTTAACTATTTGATCCATCAATCAATATAAATTATTACAGAATTCTAATCCGTCTTATAAATATAGGCAATTACGTACCAGCGCTCATATATTCCGGAAACTCTGGAGCATGCATGGCTTCCAATACCAACACTCGCATGAAGGATGGCTCCTTAAATGGCACTTCATTTGCTAGTGCATTTACCACGTCTGCCACATTTGGAGCCATAGTGCTGTCACTTTGATCTTCATCTCCATTTGGATCAACAACTTCATAATTGCTTTCGAACTCTTCCTCACTGTCATTATTGTAATCTTTCCATACAATATTTCGGTCAGTCTCAGATTGTTCGAATTCAATGTATAGCTCGATGAACGATATTTGGGCACgactttcaatatacattgaaaacatctcttgcatacTCGCTTCGTCGGTtatatatttggtttgaaattgaacaaatccaccaaatactaatatgggatatctgtataaaatacatgatattCTCCTTGACATCGcagaatctatcttctcacaaatcacacctttgAGCTCCTCAAATGAGATTGTGTAGGGAATAACAACATCTAccaaattttcacaaataaattttactccttcaaatgtttgtaataaaatctgaccaaaataatacactttTAAAAGAACTTTATCATCCATTTCTCTCACCAACCTAAACAGAAACAGAAACTTCactatcaattttttttacctcatagcaaagaagaaagaaccaTGAGTAGAAGAAAGCAGAAGAacaagacgaagaagaagacagtatcTACTGCGTTTATGAGTTAcacatttatatatacatatatctgCATAAATCAGACTCAATGAGTTGTTCCAG contains:
- the LOC112702766 gene encoding phenylacetaldehyde reductase isoform X1, coding for MSESEVVCVTGGSGCIGSWLVHLLLTRGYTVHATVKDLKDDTETKHLEALEGASTRLRLFQIDLLQYETIVAAVRGCSGVFHLASPCIVDEVHDPQKELLDPAIRGTMNVLEAAKEAGVKRVVVTSSVSAITPSPGWPSDVVKTEDCWTDTEYCKQKGLWYPLSKTLAEKAAWDFAKEKDLDVVVVNPGTVMGPVISPRLNASMIMLVRLLEGCDETYENFFMGSVHFKDVALAHIMVYENKTATGRHLCVEAISHYGDFVAKVAELYPQYNVPKIPRDTQPGLLRAKDGSKKLMDLGLEFIPMEKIIKDAVESLKSKGFIS
- the LOC112702766 gene encoding cinnamoyl-CoA reductase 2 isoform X2, translating into MSESEVVCVTGGSGCIGSWLVHLLLTRGYTVHATVKDLKDDTETKHLEALEGASTRLRLFQIDLLQYETIVAAVRGCSGVFHLASPCIVDEVHDPQLWYPLSKTLAEKAAWDFAKEKDLDVVVVNPGTVMGPVISPRLNASMIMLVRLLEGCDETYENFFMGSVHFKDVALAHIMVYENKTATGRHLCVEAISHYGDFVAKVAELYPQYNVPKIPRDTQPGLLRAKDGSKKLMDLGLEFIPMEKIIKDAVESLKSKGFIS